A region of Salvia splendens isolate huo1 chromosome 17, SspV2, whole genome shotgun sequence DNA encodes the following proteins:
- the LOC121775392 gene encoding cytochrome P450 CYP72A219-like, with product MVIWGWKMLNWVWIRPKKIEKRLRAQGLAGNPYRLLYGDTNDMAALIKEAKSKPIKLSDDVVPRVLPLHHHIINKYGKASFIWIGPVARVLIMEPELLKKILINNHIFKKPTHNPLAQFLVCGLAGYEDEKWAKHRRIINPAFYVEKLKHMVPAMHTSCDEMIRKWEELVVDEGAFIEIEVQSHFEDLTTEIISRTAFGSRHEEGRRIFELQKEQSELTRQVLQSVYIPGWRYIPTKRNRRMKEINNQLCRQLRGIINKREESMRKGEFADDDLLGILLKSNEREIRENDGSSSAGMSIEEVVEECKTFYLSGQESTSNLLSWTMMLLGAHPTWQEQARDELFRVFGDGEPHFDGLNRLKVLTMILHEVLRLYPPAIIFNRILENETELGNMTLPGGVHVLLPIILIHRDKQLWGEDSDEFKPERFSEGIAKATQNQLSFFPFSWGPRVCIGNNFALIEAKMALAMILRRFSFELSPAYAHAPSFVVSLQPQHGIHLTLRRLHK from the exons ATGGTGATATGGGGATGGAAAATGTTGAATTGGGTGTGGATTAGGCCGAAAAAGATTGAAAAACGGCTTAGGGCGCAAGGCCTAGCCGGAAACCCTTACCGGCTGCTTTATGGTGACACCAACGACATGGCCGCCCTGATCAAGGAGGCGAAATCCAAGCCGATCAAACTCTCCGACGACGTCGTGCCGAGGGTTTTGCCACTACACCACCACATTATCAATAAATACG GAAAAGCATCCTTCATATGGATTGGACCAGTTGCAAGAGTATTGATAATGGAGCCTGAGCTTCTAAAGAAAATCTTGATCAACAACCACATTTTCAAGAAGCCAACACACAACCCTCTTGCTCAGTTTCTTGTCTGTGGATTAGCTGGCTACGAGGATGAAAAGTGGGCTAAGCATAGAAGAATCATTAATCCGGCTTTCTACGTCGAAAAGCTCAAG CACATGGTGCCTGCGATGCACACGAGTTGTGATGAAATGATAAGAAAATGGGAAGAGTTGGTGGTGGATGAGGGGGCATTCATAGAAATAGAGGTGCAGTCACATTTTGAGGATTTAACCACTGAAATTATATCAAGAACAGCTTTTGGAAGTAGACATGAAGAGGGAAGGAGGATTTTCGAGCTCCAGAAAGAGCAGTCGGAGCTCACGCGCCAAGTTCTGCAGTCCGTTTACATCCCCGGGTGGAG ATACATCCCAACGAAGAGAAACAGGAGAATGAAAGAGATCAACAATCAACTCTGCCGGCAGCTGAGGGGCATCATCAACAAACGAGAAGAGTCGATGAGAAAGGGAGAATTCGCGGACGATGACTTGCTAGGCATCTTGCTGAAGTCGAACGAGAGAGAGATACGCGAGAATGATGGAAGCAGCAGTGCCGGGATGAGCATCGAGGAAGTGGTGGAGGAATGCAAGACTTTCTATCTATCCGGGCAAGAGAGCACATCGAATCTCTTGTCGTGGACGATGATGTTGTTGGGCGCCCATCCGACGTGGCAGGAGCAAGCTAGGGATGAGCTTTTTAGGGTTTTTGGAGATGGAGAGCCTCATTTTGATGGATTGAATCGTCTCAAAGTT TTGACGATGATTTTGCACGAGGTTCTAAGACTATACCCTCCAGCAATAATATTCAACCGCATCCTCGAAAACGAGACGGAGCTCGGGAACATGACCCTCCCCGGCGGAGTGCACGTGCTGCTGCCGATCATCCTGATCCACCGCGACAAGCAGCTGTGGGGCGAAGACTCGGACGAGTTCAAGCCGGAAAGATTCTCCGAAGGAATCGCCAAAGCAACACAGAATCAGCTCTCCTTCTTCCCCTTCAGCTGGGGCCCTAGGGTTTGCATCGGCAACAATTTTGCCCTAATTGAGGCCAAGATGGCTCTGGCTATGATCCTCCGCCGCTTCTCGTTCGAGCTCTCCCCGGCTTACGCGCACGCGCCGTCGTTCGTCGTCTCGCTCCAACCCCAACACGGGATTCATCTCACCTTAAGGAGACTCCATAAAtga